GGCCGCGTGGAAGTGTTCATCGACGTGCACGTGCCCTCGCTGAAGCTCCTCATCGTGGGCGGCGGGCACGTGGGCCTCAAGCTCGCCGAGGCCGCGGCCATGGCCGGCATCCCCTACGCGGTGGCGGACGACCGCGAGGAGTTCGCCAACAAGGCGCGCTTCCCGCACGCCTCCCGCATCCTGGTGGAGCGGCCGGACAAGGCCGTCAAGCTGGCCGGCGTGGACAAGAAGACCTACGTGGTCATAGTGACCCGGGGCCACATGCTGGACAAGGAGTGTCTGGCCGCGGCGCTCAAGACCCCCGCGCCCTACATCGGCATGATCGGGAGCAAGAGCAAGGTGCCTTCGGCCTATAAGTTCCTCAACCGCAAGGGCCTGCATCCGGAGAAGGACCGCCGGGTCTACGCGCCCATCGGGCTCAACTGCGGGGGGAAGTCTCCCGGAGCCATCGCGATCTCGGTTTTGGCCGAGATCCTGGCCGTTCACCACGGCCGCGACGGCCGGCACATGCGCATCCCGCCAGCATAAGATCGGGGACACAATACTTGAGCCTCTCGTAAGAACTCGGTGCGAAGACCTTTGGCGACGCAATGAGGGGCCGACTTGATGCACCAGTTTGCTTCGGCTCGTCCTAAAATCCCTTCTTGGGTCGCGCTGTTGCCCATGCCCGA
Above is a window of Elusimicrobiota bacterium DNA encoding:
- a CDS encoding XdhC/CoxI family protein — its product is MQESENVFKLMAEAMSQCRGAALVTVISAAGSTPRETGAEMVVYEDGSIAGTVGGGMLENLAIGAARKALKEGASRKAVFDLTPKGIGMECMGRVEVFIDVHVPSLKLLIVGGGHVGLKLAEAAAMAGIPYAVADDREEFANKARFPHASRILVERPDKAVKLAGVDKKTYVVIVTRGHMLDKECLAAALKTPAPYIGMIGSKSKVPSAYKFLNRKGLHPEKDRRVYAPIGLNCGGKSPGAIAISVLAEILAVHHGRDGRHMRIPPA